Proteins from one Acidobacteriota bacterium genomic window:
- the nthA gene encoding nitrile hydratase subunit alpha, with the protein MADGATAAGVAGGAPAQHDHDHDHQVVPDDIALRVRALESILVEKEMIDPAELDAVVDAYENRIGPRNGAQVVARAWTDPEYKARLLADGTAAIGEFGFLGAQGEHMVVVENTPEVHNLVVCTLCSCYPWPTLGLPPVWYKSAPYRARAVIEPRAVLREFGVDLPDDVEVRVWDSTAEIRYLVLPERPAGTEGLTEEQLAELVSRDSMIGVARVAAPEESAP; encoded by the coding sequence ATGGCGGACGGCGCCACGGCGGCCGGCGTAGCGGGCGGCGCCCCCGCGCAGCACGACCACGATCACGACCACCAGGTGGTGCCCGACGACATCGCGTTGCGGGTGCGCGCGCTGGAGTCGATCCTCGTAGAGAAGGAGATGATCGACCCGGCCGAGCTGGACGCGGTGGTCGACGCGTACGAAAACCGCATCGGTCCGCGCAACGGGGCGCAGGTCGTGGCCCGCGCCTGGACGGATCCCGAGTACAAGGCCCGGCTGCTCGCGGACGGCACCGCGGCGATCGGAGAGTTCGGTTTCCTCGGCGCGCAGGGCGAGCACATGGTGGTCGTCGAGAATACGCCGGAGGTGCACAACCTGGTCGTATGCACGCTCTGTTCCTGCTATCCGTGGCCGACGCTCGGCCTCCCGCCGGTCTGGTACAAGTCGGCCCCGTACCGCGCCCGTGCGGTGATCGAGCCGCGCGCGGTGCTGCGCGAGTTCGGCGTCGACCTGCCGGACGACGTCGAGGTGCGCGTCTGGGACAGCACGGCCGAGATCCGCTACCTCGTGCTGCCGGAGCGCCCGGCTGGCACGGAGGGGCTCACGGAAGAGCAGCTCGCCGAGCTGGTCTCCCGCGATTCGATGATCGGCGTCGCCCGCGTTGCGGCGCCCGAGGAGTCTGCGCCGTAG